GTATGCACGGGATATGCGAGACGATTATGCAGGGTCTCCAGACATTACATTGGTGGTAGAGTGTCAAAAGCAGCAGAATACAACCAGCCGGGCACTACAGTATCTATACAGCCATGGGCAGACGGCATGAACTAATCCACACAAGAAACTGGTGGACTCCAGATATTGCACTCATTACCTCTCTGTAGTTAATGTTTCTCTTTTAACCACCTGAATACCATGAAATAAAATGAAGCACCAGGTTacagatatatataatatatactttaATATTCAGCCACAACTCCGTTTCAATCCGGATGGCAGCAGGAAGGGAAGAGTGGTCGCAATTTTATATTCACAGCAGTGGGAAGGGAGAAGAGAAAACCCTGAAATATCCATAAGTCAAGCCAGGCTAGAGGAAGCTCCCTGCTCTTCACTTCCATGAACCTGAAGCTTCCCTCCCACATTACATCAGCAATGATGTGTTCAAGAGCGGTGCCCACAAATCCTGCGCTCCTTCTTGGGGCTGCTCTCTTGGGTGTCCAACCTCTGGCATGATGAGCAGCTGGCGGCCCATTTTACACCCTGTCGCCCCTATTAGATATAGGGGATGAGGGCAATTACTGTAAAACCAGACCAACCTGGGAAGGGAGAGAAAATGAGTTTAATCAGGTCTCGGAAGACATCAAGTCTCCACACTTCTTGTAATAGGCCAAGACACGTCAACCAATTCTTGTAAGACGACTGTACCTTCTCAGGCCCCATGCTGGGACACTTCCAATTATACAGGTAATACTGAAGATTCCCATCTCCTATCCCAAATTTCAGCTTCTCAAGGAAGGTTTTGTTCTCCATGAGATCCAGAGCATTGAAAACATCAAATGctttctgcaaaataaaaaaagaatgagAATTGGATAAGGTTTTGCACAGGGAGGACACTACAGACCACCCCACCTGCGATGCTTATTTTAACACTAAGCCGAACACTTACAGACTTGGCTAATACGAGAGCATCATTCATGAGGTCCACCAGCGGCGTCTTGGTGTGAACATTGTAGAAGGAGTACGCAGCTTTCAGGCTCTTGTGTGTGGGATGATTCATGATAGTTGAGGGCAGCGTGTAGAAGCTCAGGAAGTCTGTTATTTCTCCTTCTGGTGTCTGCAGATAGAAATCACCTCAATCATTTTGTGGTCGACCCCCTCGCCCAACAGGACAGGAGACCGGTGCAGTTTCTCCATTTTACCTCCACAACATAGGTGTCTATGATGTTCTCCTGTGGAAGCAGCCAGTGCTCTACCTCCTCTTCATTCATAAATGGAGCCAGATTAAACTGGGAAAGGTAACCGCATAGAAGCTTGTGCACAGCCGGGATGTGATGGATTTCCATGGGCTTCAGACCGCTGCTTTTGGGGGCCTGTGAACAAATGAATGATTTAAAACACAAAACTCACTATGGACAAACCAAATGTCCAACAGCCCCTGCATGTGAAGTGCCTCAACAAGGATGCCAACATAGGTCAACCAGCTAAACGTTATCACGTGCCAGCTCCGTTTCAAAATAAGACAAAGATCGGCACACATCAATAAGGGGCAATGCTGTCCAATGAATATACCATACAGACAAGAACTTCAGGTACCATTAAGAACCCATGTGTGTCACACTGGAGGACAGTCAACATTCAGAGGGCTTGGTTAAACCTTGGTGCTCAGGGCACACGGCATTTTGGGGCTCTAGCCCATTTTGGGGTGATAAACATTTTATTTGGATATATGGGTATTTTACAGGTATGAGGATAGGGGAGGGATGGTATGTACGCACAGTAACTACACAACACGGTGCATAGACTTCGCTCACCTCAGGCAGTCGGTATAACTTCATAGTCCTCTGCATGGTCATGTTACGGCTCAGGTGAGAGAATTTTACCTCTATCAATTTGCGAGGGTTTAATGATCTGTGCCAATACCTGAAGATGAGAGGAAAGAAGTTCATtacaataagattttttttttttttactatcaggGCACATAGTAATATTTAAATACGTGGGTCTGCATCCATTGCTTAAAAGGGGCATAATACCCAAGGGTACTATGGACGAGCAGCCATATGCAAACATGAGATCCGCCCAAGCAATTGTCTGGCCTGCCCATAAACATGACTTCAACACCAAAGAACATCGGACAATGCGGAGACAAGTCTCATCGCCCAACTGTAGTGCCCATCTTCATTAAAGGATGGAGTTATGTCTAGCCAAGCCCTGAAATTGGTGCATAACACAGGGATTCGAAGGATGCCAAAGAGAATGCCTGTCATAGACTGCCCCCTCATGCCACACACGAAGCTTAACAGGATATATGTTTCACCTTGATCATTCCTTCATATTTCTTGCGACTGAACGGATGTAAACTTGAAAAGGAGTTAACTCTCTTAAAGGGGTTCCCCAGGCATATTAtatcgatggcctatccggattgcagctcagtccctttCACTTGAATGAGACCGGAActacaatcccaggcacagccacaactgaTGTGTATGGCGATGTGCCCCGTAAACATCGAAGAGGCTGCGGCGAGTCCCTTCAGTCAGCTGTTTGGCGGGGTACCACCATtcggatattgatgacctatcctaagtataggccatcaatatgaaaTACCAGGGGAACCCCCGTAAACCAGCCCCGAAAAAGGGATTAGCTCTTTATTAGAGATGTTCAGCAAGCGCGCGTACACAGTATAGGCTACTAAATAACATGGCTGTAATATATTAATAGGACATACCTGCATGTGCCTACTGGTTTGGGTAGAACAACACCCGCTGTGTAGACGGCTTGGAAGATCCCCTCTATGTGGACTCGGCGTGTAATCTCACGGATCAGAACTGGTGCCACCCTCTTTGAGCGCAACTTCTTGTGAACACAGAGGAAGTTGATCTCAACCATTTTCTTGGTGCTGGTTTGgatgtggggagaaaaaaaaaaaaaaaacacatgtgatTCCCAAAgaactttcttaaccccttaatgaccgagccaatttttatgttttttccatcgtctcattcaaagctataacttttatttttgcgtcgacgtaGCTGACAAGTTGTAATTcttaacagcaccattttggggtaaatagactttattgattaacttttattaattttttattggggggggggggggggaatataaaaaaaacctgcaattacaccacacttttttgcgtcctaaattgatGCAGTTTCCCGTGTGGtagaaataacactaactttattcagcaggttgttgcgattgcaacgataccaaattgacagattttgtatgttttactacttttacacagtgaaaacactttttccaaaatttgtttgtgtctccatatttaaagagccgtaacttttttaattttttgccgatgcagctgtatgagggtttttcttttgcgggaccattttggagtagatgcgacttatcacttttttttaaggctggattcaaagaaaacagcaatttttgcattgttttttattttcgttttta
The genomic region above belongs to Rhinoderma darwinii isolate aRhiDar2 chromosome 13, aRhiDar2.hap1, whole genome shotgun sequence and contains:
- the NMT1 gene encoding glycylpeptide N-tetradecanoyltransferase 1, which codes for MADQGETAAVEQLGDDENGHGHCSDCENEEKHSLNRGVGDDTGVKKKKKQKRKKDKGGEKLDPTDAPVNALPAEKIQEIQKAIELFSVGQGPAKTMEEATKRSYQFWDTQPVPKLGEVVNTHGPIEPDKDHIRQEPYSLPMGFTWDALDLGDRDVLKELYTLLNENYVEDDDNMFRFDYSPEFLLWALRPPGWLPQWHCGVRVLSSKKLVGFISAIPANMKIYELTKKMVEINFLCVHKKLRSKRVAPVLIREITRRVHIEGIFQAVYTAGVVLPKPVGTCRYWHRSLNPRKLIEVKFSHLSRNMTMQRTMKLYRLPEAPKSSGLKPMEIHHIPAVHKLLCGYLSQFNLAPFMNEEEVEHWLLPQENIIDTYVVETPEGEITDFLSFYTLPSTIMNHPTHKSLKAAYSFYNVHTKTPLVDLMNDALVLAKSKAFDVFNALDLMENKTFLEKLKFGIGDGNLQYYLYNWKCPSMGPEKVGLVLQ